Proteins co-encoded in one Malus domestica chromosome 09, GDT2T_hap1 genomic window:
- the LOC114826925 gene encoding protein RIK — MTEESGARVSSDVPSDDSQTRQRKKRKWDQPAASLVSAGLAVPGALPMVNVGFLGGITIPGTTLVTGAVSMNPFVASYATIPQPYQVPLIPPQTATVIQKLIQPKIQDELIIAREIVINDAESSVRYKLTKRQTQEEIQKCTGAVVITRGKYHPPNSSTDGEKPLYLHISSGAHLKETAERILAVDRAAAMVEEMLKQGQNPTMSNGVMAQGTCVYLGFDADPSLNIAARIRGPNDQYINHIMNETGATVSLRGRGSGNIENIHDEEGQLPLHLFLSSNNSKSLEDAKLLAENLLDTISVECGVSRVSSSKVYSAVAPPQQVYSAVPPPHQLAGVQSSGIEVKAITSSVSPTVGATPALPVSSAGTPGVATVFSQGTVSQPGGLLNCAQSQANIGGYPQPLLSSGTSYNGYAGIYPQVTPLQQVALALRQPSSPITSTVAPTTSAPSTEPKVNVTSGSEKEKHPPQRRKFQELPVGPAKVHQDLGVRNVSTMPAPKKLVQQASNGMPPPPPRAMPPAPPPPKFTSSTQAVKVLDKNIALKKTKPDNVPDTLVKLMEYGDDEDDDDEETNEELPNNNSGPVTARKPFWAL, encoded by the exons ATGACGGAGGAGAGTGGCGCTAGGGTTTCCTCCGACGTGCCCAGCGATGATTCACAAACAAGGCAAAG gaagaaaagaaagtggGATCAACCTGCAGCATCCTTGGTTTCAGCCGGTTTAGCAGTGCCTGGGGCTCTCCCAATGGTAAATGTGGGATTTCTTGGTGGGATTACAATTCCTGGCACAACTCTGGTTACTGGTGCTGTTTCAATGAATCCATTTGTGGCCAGCTATGCTACCATACCTCAGCCGTATCAGGTTCCTCTGATCCCGCCACAGACTGCCACGGTCAttcagaaattaattcaa CCGAAGATTCAAGATGAGTTAATAATAGCACGAGAAATTGTTATTAACGATGCAGAGTCTTCAGTTCGCTACAAGTTGACAAAACGCCAAACACAGGAGGag ATCCAAAAATGCACGGGAGCTGTGGTGATAACAAG GGGAAAGtatcatccaccaaattcaTCAACTGATGGTGAAAAGCCACTATATCTTCATATATCTTCAGGGGCTCAT TTAAAAGAGACAGCAGAACGTATTTTAGCAGTTGACCGTGCAGCTGCCATGGTTGAAGAAATGTTGAAACAGGGTCAGAATCCAACTATGAGCAATGGAGTGATG GCACAAGGTACTTGTGTATATTTGGGCTTTGACGCAGATCCATCATTGAACATTGCAGCTCGTATACGTGGTCCAAAT GACCAGTATATAAATCACATTATGAATGAAACAGGAGCAACTGTCTCACTCAGAGGGCGTGGTTCCGGAAATATTGAGAATATACATGACGAAG AAGGACAGCTACCGTTGCATTTATTCTTGtcaagtaataattcaaaaagtCTTGAAGATGCTAAGCTTTTGGCTGAAAATCTTTTAGATACAATCAGTGTAGAGTGTGGTGTCTCCAG GGTTTCATCATCTAAGGTTTATAGTGCTGTTGCACCCCCACAGCAGGTATATAGTGCTGTTCCACCACCGCATCAGTTGGCCGGGGTTCAGAGTTCTGGAATTGAGGTAAAAGCAATTACAAGTTCGGTGTCTCCAACTGTGGGTGCTACACCAGCTTTGCCAGTTTCCTCTGCTGGAACCCCTGGTGTCGCTACTGTCTTTTCTCAAGGGACAGTCTCTCAACCTGGAGGATTGTTGAACTGTGCACAATCTCAGGCGAACATTGGTGGTTATCCCCAACCTCTATTATCTAGTGGAACAAGCTACAATGGATACGCAGGGATATATCCTCAAGTCACACCTTTGCAACAGGTTGCTCTGGCCCTTAGACAGCCATCTTCCCCTATCACTTCTACAGTTGCTCCCACAACATCAGCCCCAAGCACTGAACCAAAGGTGAATGTTACCTCTGGTTCTGAGAAGGAGAAACACCCTCCACAAAGGCGGAAGTTTCAGGAGTTACCAGTTGGTCCTGCAAAAGTCCATCAG GATTTGGGTGTGAGAAATGTATCCACGATGCCAGCTCCAAAGAAACTGGTCCAGCAGGCATCAAATGGAATGCCACCTCCCCCACCTAGAGCCATGCCTCCAGCTCCACCTCCACCAAAATTTACCTCATCAACACAGGCTGTTAAAGTGCTTGACAAGAACATTGCTCTGAAGAAAACAAAACCTGATAATGTTCCTG ATACTCTGGTCAAGCTAATGGAATATggtgatgatgaagatgatgacgatgaggaaaCTAATGAAGAATTACCTAATAACAACTCCGGTCCAGTGACAGCTCGAAAGCCTTTCTGGGCCTTATGA
- the LOC103429054 gene encoding exocyst complex component EXO70E2-like: MVMGDCKSVNPEMEGECDLIASAKNIARALGSKKNLTDGEREVLANLGTQLSSMIRLGERTDDKVTEVADRLNSIQERIMRWEADQSMIWDSSPNESLEYVKAVEEARRLIERLEASCWDKNDEECEVLHRAHDVLQTAMARLEEEFKHMLVQNRQPFEPEHMSFRSNEEDITDGSSIISFGDDSIEDSLQRDSVSRASEEVIIDLVHPDVVPELRGIANLMFNCNYDQECTQAYTIIRKEALDECLSILEIQKLSIEDVLKMEWGCLNSKIRRWVWGMKIFVRVYLASEKSLSDQIFGELGPVYLDCFVEASKASMLQLLNFGEAMSIGPHQPEKLFRILDMYEVLADVLPDIDALYADEAGSSVRIECHEVLMKLGESVKATFCEFESAIASNPSTNPVAGGGIHPLTRYVMNYLRTLTDYGETFNVLFEDGDDADSVLLSPDTSPSSEEENKATDSPGRISPMVCQFRSFTSTLEGNLDEKSRLYKDPSLQHVFLMNNLRYMAQKVKGDELRLIFGDSWLRKCNGKVQQHAMNYQRSSWSSVLNLLKEEGIQNPGSNSISKTLLKERLRSFYLAFEEIYKSQTTWLIPDPQLREDVQISASLNVIQAYRTFVGRHSNDISDKLIKYSADDLQNYLLDLLEGSPKSLQNSSRR, from the coding sequence ATGGTTATGGGGGATTGTAAATCTGTGAACCCGGAAATGGAAGGAGAGTGCGATTTGATTGCTTCGGCGAAGAACATAGCGAGGGCATTGGGGTCGAAGAAGAACCTTACAGATGGTGAGAGGGAGGTTCTGGCTAATCTTGGCACCCAGTTGTCCAGCATGATCAGACTCGGTGAGAGAACTGATGATAAGGTAACTGAGGTGGCAGATCGCCTTAATTCGATTCAGGAGAGGATCATGAGGTGGGAGGCTGATCAGTCGATGATATGGGATTCGAGTCCGAATGAGTCTCTGGAGTATGTCAAGGCCGTGGAGGAGGCTCGGAGGTTGATCGAAAGATTGGAAGCGTCGTGTTGGGATAAAAATGATGAAGAGTGTGAGGTGTTGCATAGAGCTCATGATGTTCTTCAGACAGCAATGGCTAGGCTAGAGGAAGAGTTCAAGCACATGCTTGTTCAGAACAGGCAGCCCTTTGAACCCGAGCACATGTCTTTTCGTTCGAACGAAGAGGATATTACGGATGGCAGCTCGATAATCTCTTTTGGGGATGATTCGATTGAGGACTCACTTCAAAGGGATAGTGTCAGCAGAGCGTCTGAGGAAGTCATCATTGATTTGGTTCATCCCGATGTAGTTCCTGAGCTCAGAGGCATTGCAAATTTGATGTTCAATTGCAATTATGATCAGGAATGTACGCAAGCTTACACCATCATCCGAAAGGAGGCATTGGATGAGTGCCTCTCCATTCTCGAAATCCAGAAGCTGAGTATTGAGGATGTGCTGAAGATGGAGTGGGGCTGCTTGAATTCCAAAATCAGAAGATGGGTCTGGGGTATGAAGATCTTCGTGCGAGTTTATCTAGCCAGCGAGAAATCGCTCAGCGATCAGATTTTTGGGGAGCTGGGACCGGTTTATTTGGATTGTTTTGTTGAGGCATCAAAGGCTTCAATGCTGCAGCTTCTGAATTTTGGTGAAGCCATGTCTATTGGCCCCCACCAACCGGAAAAGTTGTTCCGCATTCTTGACATGTATGAGGTGCTTGCGGATGTTCTTCCCGATATAGATGCTTTATATGCAGACGAGGCTGGTTCTTCTGTAAGGATTGAGTGTCACGAGGTTCTGATGAAATTGGGTGAGTCTGTGAAGGCGACATTTTGTGAATTCGAGAGCGCCATTGCATCAAACCCCTCGACTAACCCTGTTGCTGGAGGAGGAATACATCCGCTCACCAGATATGTGATGAATTACTTGAGGACTCTCACAGACTATGGAGAGACCTTTAATGTGCTCTTCGAGGACGGTGATGATGCTGATTCCGTTTTGCTGTCTCCTGACACGAGTCCTTCCTCAGAAGAGGAAAACAAAGCCACTGATTCTCCAGGCAGAATTTCCCCAATGGTTTGCCAGTTCCGATCATTTACTTCAACTCTGGAAGGCAACCTTGACGAGAAGTCCAGGTTATATAAGGATCCTTCGTTGCAACATGTATTTTTGATGAACAATCTACGTTACATGGCTCAGAAGGTTAAGGGGGATGAACTGAGGCTCATTTTTGGAGACAGCTGGCTTAGAAAGTGCAACGGGAAAGTTCAACAGCACGCGATGAACTACCAGAGATCTAGTTGGAGTTCCGTCCTTAATTTACTCAAAGAGGAGGGCATTCAGAATCCCGGTTCAAATTCCATCTCAAAAACCCTCCTCAAGGAAAGGCTCCGCAGCTTTTATCTTGCGTTCGAGGAGATCTACAAGAGCCAAACAACATGGCTCATTCCGGATCCTCAGCTTCGAGAAGATGTGCAAATCTCAGCGTCCTTGAATGTAATCCAAGCTTATAGGACATTCGTGGGAAGACATTCGAATGACATAAGTGACAAGCTCATCAAGTACAGTGCGGACGATTTGCAGAATTACCTCTTGGATCTCTTGGAGGGATCCCCGAAATCATTACAAAATTCCAGCAGGAGGTGA
- the LOC114826926 gene encoding alpha/beta hydrolase domain-containing protein VTE7-like, protein MSSHFQWKAKPVAKITGRIRMVVLMWGAAPPSRPPLGKKGGSLRGLISRAVVSNAKGAGTNNGFPSFLPKEVDKIKDPYARTLARRMERLPVPIGSSESCIMSSCVRPLKQSEINPVVLLHCFDSSCLEWRCAYPLLEEAGLEAWAVDVLGWGFSDLERRPPCSAASKRDHLYQFWKSYIRRPMILVGPSLGGSVAIDFAYHHPVAVEKLVLINASVYAEGTGDMAKLPKAVAYAGVSLLKSTPLRFYANMLAFNSISLATTFDWTNVGRLHCLQPWWKDATVSFMTSGGYNVVSQIKQVKQKVLVICSEQDNIISYKQILRLRCELPFAIMRLIPDTGHLPHVENPASVSKLIAEFARNDRC, encoded by the exons ATGTCCTCTCACTTCCAGTGGAAAGCAAAACCAGTTGCAAAGATCACAGGAAGAATCAGAATGGTAGTGCTAATGTGGGGTGCTGCGCCACCGTCGCGGCCGCCTCTGGGTAAGAAAGGTGGAAGCTTGAGGGGTCTGATCAGCAGGGCTGTGGTGAGTAATGCGAAGGGTGCAGGTACAAACAATGGGTTCCCATCGTTTCTTCCAAAGGAGGTTGACAAAATTAAGGACCCGTACGCCAGAACGTTGGCTCGGAGGATGGAGAGGCTCCCTGTGCCG ATAGGGTCGTCCGAAAGTTGTATTATGAGTAGTTGTGTAAGGCCTTTAAAACAAAGTGAGATCAATCCGGTGGTTCTCCTCCATTGCTTTGACAG TTCTTGTTTAGAATGGAGGTGCGCGTATCCCCTGCTCGAAGAGGCTGGGTTGGAGGCTTGGGCTGTTGATGTTCTTGGGTGGGGCTTCTCTGATTTAG AAAGGCGTCCACCATGCAGTGCGGCATCAAAGCGTGATCACCTCTATCAG TTTTGGAAGTCATACATCAGAAGACCGATGATATTAGTTGGACCAAGCCTCGGTGGTTCTGTTGCAATTGACTTTGCATACCACCATCCAGTAGCT GTCGAAAAGCTGGTTTTAATCAATGCAAGCGTCTATGCAGAAGGCACCGGAGACATGGCAAAGTTACCGAAAGCTGTAGCCTATGCTGGG GTTTCCTTATTGAAGAGCACCCCTCTACGCTTCTACGCAAATATGCTGGCCTTTAACAGCATTTCATTAGCTACAACTTTTGATTGGACTAAT GTCGGGCGCTTACACTGTCTGCAGCCTTGGTGGAAAGATGCAACAGTCAGTTTTATGACTAGTGGGGGCTATAACGTTGTTTCCCAAATAAAACAG GTGAAGCAGAAAGTGCTTGTGATTTGCAGCGAGCAGGATAATATTATCAGCTACAAACAAATACTG AGGTTACGCTGTGAGCTTCCGTTTGCAATCATGCGGCTAATACCAGATACCGGTCATCTCCCTCACGTCGAGAATCCCGCCTCCGTTTCAAAACTAATTGCAGAGTTTGCTCGGAACGATCGTTGCTGA